One Solanum lycopersicum chromosome 4, SLM_r2.1 DNA window includes the following coding sequences:
- the LOC138348146 gene encoding uncharacterized protein, with the protein MNQRKEDEEIVATMANPLGLSFNHIIGINNVGKMSSTSNPHASLIHIEMKVKEQSWVGKHNLMVMPLGEFEIILGIDFLRKIQFVPFPHLDGVMVMNGSNVGFLKRVHPFGNINKVAKNKDRGMFLSAMSINKGLKKGDDNILGALVEMKPDVKMEVPDCVAELLKEFTDVMLPKLPKQLPPRRDIDHKIELLPGTVAPAQDPYRMAPKELVELFKQLNELLDAGLIQPSKAPYGAPVLFQKK; encoded by the coding sequence ATGAATCAAAGGAAGGAGGATGAGGAAATCGTGGCTACAATGGCAAACCCGTTGGGATTGTCCTTCAATCATATTATAGGGATTAATAATGTTGGAAAAATGTCTAGTACTTCGAATCCTCATGCTTCCCtaattcatatagaaatgaaAGTGAAAGAACAAAGTTGGGTAGGAAAACATAACTTGATGGTGATGCCGCTTGGTGAGTttgaaatcatacttgggattgattttctaagaaaaatcCAGTTTGTTCCGTTTCCTCATTTAGATGGAGTGATGGTCATGAATGGAAGCAATGTTGGATTTCTCAAAAGAGTTCATCCATTTGGGAACATTAACAAAGTTGCAAAGAATAAAGACAGGGGAATGTTCTTGTCTGCTATGTCAATCAACAAAGGGCTGAAGAAAGGTGATGACAATATACTTGGTGCCTTGGTCGAAATGAAACCTGATGTGAAGATGGAAGTGCCTGATTGTGTTGCTGAATTGCTTAAAGAGTTTACTGATGTTATGCTGCCTAAATTACCAAAGCAATTACCACCAAGGAGGGATATTGATCATAAAATTGAATTGCTGCCTGGTACGGTTGCTCCTGCACAGGatccttatcgtatggctccTAAGGAATTGGTTGAATTATTCAAACAATTGAATGAGTTGTTGGATGCTGGATTGATTCAGCCATCTAAGGCCCCATATGGTGCTCCcgttttatttcaaaagaaatag